From Brassica oleracea var. oleracea cultivar TO1000 chromosome C3, BOL, whole genome shotgun sequence, a single genomic window includes:
- the LOC106331041 gene encoding zinc finger BED domain-containing protein DAYSLEEPER-like — protein sequence MRLKFDKYWEEYSDILSIVAVLDPRLKFAALEYCYDVLDPFTSKSKVDHIRKKIKKLYGVYKKDRKSTTASPSETQLVNSIPAGYGEFYAFFSSKEGRRKSALDVYLVEPVLDMAAFMTIDVLRYWKKMQHGDSEDEEEEEEKEKEGEKEGGRKKKKK from the exons ATGAGGCTGAAATTTGACAAGTACTGGGAAGAATACAGTGACATACTTTCTATTGTTGCGGTGTTGGATCCAAGGTTGAAGTTCGCTGCATTGGAATATTGTTATGACGTCTTAGATCCATTTACAAGCAAGTCGAAAGTTGATCATATCCGGAAGAAGATAAAGAAGTTGTATGGAGTTTATAAAAAAGATCGTAAGAGCACTACTGCGAGCCCTTCAGAAACACAATTGGTGAACAGTATACCAGCTGGATATGGG GAGTTTTATGCATTCTTTTCTTCAAAGGAGGGAAGAAGAAAATCAGCTTTAGATGTGTACTTGGTTGAACCGGTTTTAGATATGGCTGCCTTTATGACTATAGATGTCTTGAGATACTGGAAAAAAATGCAACACG GTGATTCTGAAGATGAAGAAGAAGAAGAAGAAAAAGAGAAGGAAGGTGAAAAAGAAGGTGGAAGAAAGAAGAAAAAGAAGTAG